One Pyxicephalus adspersus chromosome 3, UCB_Pads_2.0, whole genome shotgun sequence genomic window carries:
- the LINGO2 gene encoding leucine-rich repeat and immunoglobulin-like domain-containing nogo receptor-interacting protein 2 — MGGVMLHTATSCWHLLLCVTMVMVYVGTTLGCPARCECSAQNKSVSCYRRRLISIPEGIPIETKILDLSKNKLKSVGPEDFINYPLLEEIDLSDNIISNVEPGAFNNLFNLRSLSLKGNRLKLVDLGVFTGLTNLTKLDISENKIVILLDYMFQGLHNLKSLEVGDNQLVFISHRAFSGLLSLEQLTLEKCNLTAVPTDALSHLHNLYSLHLKYLNINALPEIAFKRLFRLKILDISYWPLLDVIPANSFYGLNLTYLSITYTNLSIIPYHALKHLVYLTHLNLSFNPISSIEAGALGDLVRLQELHLVGAQIRIIEPHAFQGLRFLRLLNVSQNQLETLEENVFHSPKALEILCIDNNPLMCDCRLIWMLQRHPMLNFGGQQPTCASPDNIKEKSFKEFHSTVYSLYFICKKPKIREREIQQLHVDEGQRVQMNCNAEGDPQPMISWVTPRRRMVSAKSHGRATVLVNGTLEIRYAQVQDTGTYVCVASNAAGNDTFSASLTVKGFIPDRTYTNMTPMFITELNETNTNGTNSNMTFSLDLKTILVSTAMGCFTFLGVVLFCFLLLFVWSRGKGKHKTSIDLEYVPRKNNGAVVEADVTGTVPRRFNMKMI; from the coding sequence ATGGGAGGAGTCATGCTTCACACGGCTACATCTTGCTGGCATTTACTCCTGTGTGTGACCATGGTTATGGTCTATGTCGGGACGACGCTAGGCTGTCCTGCCCGCTGTGAGTGCTCAGCTCAAAACAAGTCAGTCAGCTGTTATCGGAGAAGACTTATCTCTATACCAGAGGGCATACCAATAGAGACTAAAATTTTGGATCTAAgtaagaacaaattaaaaagcgTGGGCCCAGAGGACTTTATAAATTATCCTTTGTTGGAGGAGATAGACCTTAGTGACAATATAATCTCAAACGTGGAGCCTGGAGCTTTCAATAATCTTTTTAATTTACGTTCTTTAAGCTTAAAAGGGAATCGTTTAAAACTGGTGGACCTGGGTGTCTTCACAGGATTGACAAACTTGACTAAGCTTGATATAAGTGAAAACAAAATAGTTATCTTATTAGACTATATGTTTCAGGGTCTTCATAATTTAAAGTCCCTTGAAGTTGGAGATAATCAGCTGGTTTTTATATCACATAGAGCTTTTAGTGGACTGCTTAGCTTGGAGCAGCTTACCTTGGAGAAATGCAACTTAACAGCTGTACCCACTGATGCCCTCTCACACTTACACAACCTCTATAGTCTTCATTTAAAATATCTCAACATTAACGCGTTGCCTGAAATTGCCTTCAAGAGATTGTTCCGTCTGAAAATTTTGGATATCAGTTATTGGCCTCTTCTGGATGTTATACCTGCAAACAGTTTTTATGGCCTGAACCTGACATATCTCTCAATTACCTACACCAATTTATCAATAATTCCTTATCATGCTTTAAAACACTTGGTATACCTAACTCACCTAAATCTCTCCTTTAACCCCATTAGCAGTATTGAAGCAGGAGCATTAGGAGACTTGGTTCGTCTTCAGGAACTACACTTGGTTGGAGCCCAAATACGCATTATTGAACCACATGCCTTTCAAGGGCTCAGGTTCTTGCGTTTACTCAATGTGTCGCAGAACCAGTTGGAAACATTAGAAGAGAATGTGTTTCACTCTCCAAAGGCTCTGGAAATTCTTTGTATTGATAATAACCCACTAATGTGTGACTGTCGCCTCATTTGGATGCTGCAAAGGCATCCCATGTTGAACTTTGGGGGCCAACAACCAACATGTGCTAGTCCAGAcaatataaaagagaaatcaTTTAAGGAATTCCACAGCACTGTATATTCTCTATACTTTATATGTAAAAAACCTAAAATCAGGGAAAGAGAAATTCAACAATTGCATGTCGATGAAGGGCAGAGGGTGCAAATGAATTGCAATGCTGAAGGAGATCCTCAGCCAATGATTTCCTGGGTTACCCCCCGAAGAAGGATGGTTTCAGCAAAATCCCATGGACGAGCAACAGTATTGGTCAACGGCACTCTGGAAATAAGATACGCCCAAGTTCAAGACACTGGAACCTATGTTTGTGTTGCTAGTAATGCTGCTGGAAATGATACATTTTCAGCTTCCCTTACTGTGAAAGGATTTATTCCTGATCGTACCTACACCAATATGACACCGATGTTCATTACGGAATTAAATGAAACCAACACTAATGGCACCAATTCTAACATGACATTTTCCTTGGATCTTAAGACAATACTGGTGTCGACAGCTATGGGTTGCTTCACATTCCTGGGAGTGGTTTTGTTTTGCTTCTTGCTGCTTTTTGTTTGGAGCCGAGGAAAAGGGAAGCACAAAACTAGCATTGACCTGGAATACGTCCCCCGCAAAAACAATGGTGCTGTAGTGGAAGCAGACGTCACAGGCACTGTACCCAGGAGATTTAACATGAAAATGATCTAG